A window of Quercus robur chromosome 12, dhQueRobu3.1, whole genome shotgun sequence genomic DNA:
gtAACTTTTATGTTTAAATGTGTGACAAAAGGTTAAAAGTTAGCttaattatcaataaaattagttttactatttttttttttaaaaaaataagacaaaaacaaaagaaaaaaaaatcccaaatcaacactaaatcaaataaatactatttaattaaatatttaaatatatgaaaaaaaaaatcatttaaagtTGTtggtttaacattttttttagatagttatAATATGCTTCTAACCTTACAACTTGAACCTTTTTGGTTTAACATAGAGGCCAATAAGAAAGTCAATGTGACTTAATTTGTGCGGTCTAACATAACAATTCTAGGgcatttaaccaaaaaaagacaTGTCCATATGGAAAATACTTATTTTCAGTAGCTTGTTTGCATAGTATCTATCAAAAATCGAGTATTTGGTaacttttatgttaaatgtgttataaaaaaaaaaaaaaaaactaaaagtcaTGGTAAAAGTTATATTTCTTCCTTCCTAATTTATTTGTCgcctattccattttgggatcgATATACCAAAATGAAGTCCtcttttttaagttaataaataaaattattatctcACCATTTGCTTaatttaaaaagtcaatttcattctttttctatagtttaaattaatgaggttaattttgtaaattaatacATTTTTATTGACAGCCAATTATTTAAATGATGCTCCCCAAAAAAAGTTGGATTCtctaagagaaatgctatgtctaaaacattttcacaacaaattctaagtggcaagttgttattggtgaaTGAAAAAGTAACTAAGTAttgagttcaaattaaaactagtaacaacttaccatttatgatttattgtgaaaatgtagtTGTCGtatcatttctcattttttaaacaGGACCAACATTTTGGGACAAATGccgtattattattattttttaagttaagaGGCAGTAACACTAATaattaaaagctaaaacaaGAGGCAAAACTTTTTGAGCAATGGTATATGCACAaactattttgtaaaaattttacaaactgttgatataataaattcttattggtttttatttggagcccatcattaatatcatatttttaattactaaTAACTAGCCACCATATCAGTAAAAGTGTGTGGTTTTAACATTTTCCAAACTTTTATCAACAATTCTCAAACTCACTTGGCACGCCTCTTTATGGAAAAAGTATTTAATATTAAATGATACAATATTAGTTGTATCGAAATCTAATAATTAAAAGACATGTGTGCAAAATAACCAGATCATCATTTCACCACTACTCTTAAAGGGAGTCTAAATCTTCTATCCTACTCTTCCTACTCTactatatactccacaaataaaaacatgtcaaatgttcatctattttattaaatactaaatttatgccttctattatttcaattacctagaaaaagaaaggaggagTGTGGGTGAGTGAGATAGAAGATTTAAACTCCCTTAAAGGAGAGGTGTTagtgaataattattttttacataGGACAAAATTTAAGTACAGTATCTTAGGTATTGTTCGTTAGATTCCCCCTCTTAACATTCAGCCATGTatctacttaactaaaaaatatattttcatcccatgagaaaaaattcacatgacaAAATCTTAAAAGGGGATTCTAAGGAATAACACCtaaatactgtacctaaatcttgttcttttacatatatatgtttctctcatttattagatttttatatGCCTAACGcggtatcatttgataccaaatattttctttcatcaGTAGCATAATGTTTACATGTTTATAGATGTTGGAATAGGACTGCCTATTAAAAGGAATTTACTCGCCTAGGGTCCATGTGTACATTCACTGCATTTTAcatatatatgtttcttttatttattagatttttatatGCCTAACGTGGTATCATGTGATaccaaatattttctttcatcaGTAGCATAATGTTTACATGTTTATAGATGTTGGAATAGGACTGCCTATTAAAAGGAATTTACTCGGCTAGGGTCCATGTGTACATTCACTGCATTGTACGAGTTGAACTTGATTGTAGTAGTTGTAACTTCCAACTACTAAAAATAGATTAATTACCTAGAAAAGGAAACTACTAAAAATAGGGTTGTTCCCGTCACTGCAAATTCCAGAGacgtataaaagaaaaaaggtgcTTTTAACGGGTGCTGTCCACCACCCGTTAATgtgtgataaaatttaaaataaattattcacgTGTTTTTAAGAATGTGGAAAAAACTAAATATGTATTAAATGTATATCAGTTTAAATGAAGAAAGTCAAATACTTTTGTAATAAAacatagataaaaaataaaattttgctaATTTCTTATGCAGGTGGGATTTGTGATAAATCATAAATGAACCACAGCTAGTTCATTAATAAGTGTTGGCCGGCACATGTTAACAAAGTCCATGAAAAAAAAGGACTCGTTTGGTACATAAActtaaacacatgttttaagtttttaaacaTCATTGTAcgtattttcacatactttttcactcaaatatattttcaaaaagggtcatgctaacgagtgcccttagggcattggttaacaatccctttttaggaaagttttgacgtcacttttatgggaaatgaaaaaagctgtcaaaacattaattgttttctttttcttttctcataaaaactttctttaattggattGTTAACCAGTATCCTAAGGGTActgttagcattttcctttaaaaaataactgaaaattttatgtttaaataCACGAAATCAAATGTTTCTGAGGTAACAAATAACAATCACCGGTACATTCAAAAAAGTCATTTAAAGTTGTTGGTTTAAGCATAAAGAGGGCAGGCTGTTGGTTTAAATGTACGTAGTAGGCGCGCACTGGGCAAAACTGTTTATAAATGATACAACAATCACGTTAACAGGggcaattttttttggtctattaCTTTAACataatttgattatttattctaaattatattttattaaaatattcatttttcttaattttttaaattaattatttttctttacaaacCACAGCCACCCTccattatattttctttcttcctcaagaaatgcaagaaaataattaaaaaaatgaaatgcaaaaaTACAATGCTTGTCTATATATATTTGCACTAGTATGGTAGCAAAATTGCATTTTGCACAATAGATATGCATAAGCTAACGTGAGTGACTTTTAGGATTGGTAGAATAAAATTGGGCTCTTATTTCATTTTAACACAGTTGATAGTTGATACAAGTGATTACACACGTGTGAGCGCACCTAGGACAGAGATTACACATGTCCATTTATTGCCTAGGGTGAGTGTCTATATGACCCAACTAATTGATTCATGAGACAAATAAAAGAAGGGTAAATGTTACGCTAAAGTAACAATCACCTTTCAAAAGAAGGCCCCTTTCAATTCTAGTTTAGAAATGGCTTCCAAACCTCACATTGTCATCTTCCCCTTCATGTCTCAAGGCCACACCATGCCTCTACTTGACCTTTCAAAGGCACTTAGCTACCAGGGCTTGAAGGTAACAATCATAACTACCCCTTCAAACTCTTCCTCTATTAGCTCATACATTTCACGCTACTCAAACATCCATCTTAAGGAAATACCGTTCCCTCAAGTCCAAGAACTCCCCAAAGGCTGTGAAAACACGTCCCAACTTCATTCACTTGACCAgctctttctattttataatgCCACAAAACAACTTCAAGAACCTTTTGAAGAAATTCTTAGAGACATGTCCAAACTTCAAGACCCACCTGCATGTGTTATTTCTGATTCATTCTTAGGGTGGACTAATGCTTCGTGTTGCAATTTTGGTATCCCCAGGTTGGCTTTTCATGGGATGGGGGTCTTTGCAATGGCTGTGAAGAAATCTTTATCCATTCACCAAAATCACAGATGGATGAAGTCGGATACAGACAGTGTAGATGTAAAAGGAGTGCAACTTTGCTTTGAGCTCACAAAGTCGGATTTGCCAAATTCATTGAGGCAAATGGACACTTTCTTGTCACAGTTCTATGTAGAAgctgaaaaatctgatttgGAAAGTTGGGGTGTGATTGTTAATAGCTTTAGCGAGCTAGAAATAGACCACGTTGCCTCATTGGAATCTTTGTACGGGAATAACACTAGGGCATGGTGTGTTGGTCCATTCTTTCTATATAATCAAATGGAGAAAGCATCGATTGGGCCAAACCCTTATAGGGAATGGACCAACTGGTTGAATCAGCATGAGCATGAAAAGTCAGTGATTTATGTGTCATTTGGATCACAGGCTTATTTGTCTGACAACCAGCTTAATGAATTGGCCTATGGGTTGGTGCTATCTGGGAAAGATTACATATGTGTTGTGAATTCAAATAATTGGAACCCTCCAAGAGATATCAAAAAAGGGAGAGGATTATTTGTTAAAGAATGGGTGGATCAAAAATGGGTTCTGGCCCACAAGGCCATTGGTGGGTTCCTAAGCCACTGTGGGTGGAACTCTGTGTTGGAAAGCTTGTCAATGGAGGTTCCAATATTGGCATGGCCCATGCAAAATGAGCAGCACCTGAATGCCAAGTTCTTGGTGGAGGAGATGAAGGTGGGGCTTCAGCTTCCTACTGTGACACGGGATGGGAATACTGTGAGGCGTGAAGTGATCGGTGAAGCGGTGAAAGAGTTGATGGGAGGAGAGAATGGGAAGAGAGTAAGAGACAAAGCAATTAAGATGGGAAAAATGGCAAAAAGAGCAGTGCAGGTTGGAGGGTCTTCTTACAAGTGCTTGAATGAGCTAATTGACCAACTAAGTCATGTGAGTCCTGTTGGGAATGGCAATGGCATCGTTCATTCAACGCTAGCTACTTCTGAATAATGTGGTAACCAAGTAATAACCACCTTTCATTGTGATTGTAATGAATAATGATATACTTTGGTGaccttaattaattattaaatcttGGTTAGAATtaagttgtgttttttttctacTTCTACAAAATGTGGTAACCAAGTAAACAACCATTCATTGTGAAAGTAACGAATAATGACATGCTTTGGTGACCTTAATTATTAAATCCTGGTTAGAAatgagtttttgttgttgttggggaAGATCCTGTCATGGAAAATTTGAACTCAATGAAGCCTTGCAATGAGCTTTACTTTGAATGTACATATATAAAGAGCATGGACATGTGTTTAGTTTTGACCATGTGTCATGATCTCgacaattttaattaatctaCAAGAATACTAGACCCAAGCCAAGTAGGTATATAAATAGGCTAGAATTCAAGTATATCGATTCTCCCTTTTTAGTGACTTATAAGAATATTCATGTCTATTATTCAACAAACTATATAGTGACTTATAAgattattcatatatattatttaaacaaatcacatgatttattataaaattgataTAACTAAAACTACACCAATTTTGACCGAATCATTTCATATACCCatattagaattattttcaaaatataaataaaataagcctTTTATAAATAACCGAATTAAAAAATGAAGTGTACATGATTAGGTCTATTTGGGGAAGGAAAAATTGCCAAGACTCCCTTAAAAATTACAACTCATCTCAAATTTTATTCCAAGCCGAAATAGAGTGTTCTCTAACAAAAATgctctaatttttttggttgaaaacatTTTAATTAAGAAGAATGTTCATCTAACATTGatgctttatttgttttggtgaaaaatgatttttgcattttttttggcGTTTGATATGGAGAAAAATGCAAATCAatggaaaacattttctatgattaaagaaaaatgctaaatactaaaaaaaaaaaaaaaattagttataaaattagttgtaacctaaagttacaactttactcaatatatttttattggaagtgaattttgacagATTTACAATTAGAttacatattcttcttatattcttcatgcttacaaaatttctagaaaattaaagtcaatagttatgttatgaataaattgttaaaattgcaagtttttataatttgaaactatgcataaaatataaacttatagatcatatagtaaataatatccgattgatacaaaatttgacatgtatatcacgagcataaaaaacatgcaattcaacggttagattttcaaaatatgtagtaatatttattttattgagaaagTTTGTAGTCTTAAggtataaccaattttgtaactaaattttgtcattttcaaaACCTTCACACCACACCACAAGACACTCTCCTCATGgtaacttctctctctttgccGCATCTCTTTCTCCACATACTGAAAGTTGAGAgagcattcttttttttttttttttttttttttttcatcagcTGAGGATCTTAAAAATGATCAACAAGAAGATAAAAATGTTTTCCAGTTGAATGAACAAGAGACCAAAAGTGCACAATCGCCATGGAATGTAAATTTCTTATGTTGCaatatttcaagaaaaactGTTTTCTGTTTTCAAGATAAATGTTTTCTGAGATCCAAATTTTAAGATAAacgttttcttttttcaagaCATGACTGTATGTTACAGATTTGAACAAGggacctttattttattttttattttttaaattttttgaaaggaaGGGACATGATTAAGTTTGACCCAATTTGAGAtgaataaatataaatagtaaatactaaTAAGGAAGCATGAAAcagcctctctctcttcttttttttctttttcttttttttttcttttttcttttttcttttttctttttgaatgaaaaaacTAGTTACTATTCATCATAGGTGGCTACTAAGCTATTTATAACCAAATTAGTTGGAATATGCACCACGTAACGTATGAATTGGCCAAGTGAGAGAGTCAAAGACTAATAAATCTCTAACTATCACGACAATTACGCATCATTCAATCTTCTATTTTCACCTcttatttcaaattctaaacTATACTCTCATTAACCTTGTTTTTTCTTCCATGAAT
This region includes:
- the LOC126708204 gene encoding scopoletin glucosyltransferase-like; the protein is MASKPHIVIFPFMSQGHTMPLLDLSKALSYQGLKVTIITTPSNSSSISSYISRYSNIHLKEIPFPQVQELPKGCENTSQLHSLDQLFLFYNATKQLQEPFEEILRDMSKLQDPPACVISDSFLGWTNASCCNFGIPRLAFHGMGVFAMAVKKSLSIHQNHRWMKSDTDSVDVKGVQLCFELTKSDLPNSLRQMDTFLSQFYVEAEKSDLESWGVIVNSFSELEIDHVASLESLYGNNTRAWCVGPFFLYNQMEKASIGPNPYREWTNWLNQHEHEKSVIYVSFGSQAYLSDNQLNELAYGLVLSGKDYICVVNSNNWNPPRDIKKGRGLFVKEWVDQKWVLAHKAIGGFLSHCGWNSVLESLSMEVPILAWPMQNEQHLNAKFLVEEMKVGLQLPTVTRDGNTVRREVIGEAVKELMGGENGKRVRDKAIKMGKMAKRAVQVGGSSYKCLNELIDQLSHVSPVGNGNGIVHSTLATSE